Within Candidatus Melainabacteria bacterium, the genomic segment CGATGCGACTGGTGGGTAGCGCATCAATTGCAAATGGTTTACGCCGCCATTCCAGCCCTGGAAGCATTTCTGAGATTCATTCCGGGAGCCTACAGCGCCTGGCTGCGGCTATGGGGAAGCAAGGTCGGTAAAAACGTTTACTGGACGCCTCTAGTCGAAATCATCGACAGACACATGCTTCGCATCGGAGACAACGTTGTTTTTGGACACAAAGTTATTTGCACATCGCATGTGGTTTCAAAAAAGGACAATGGTGAATTCGTCCTTCTCTTGAGACCCGTGCGCATTGGTTCTGGCACCTTCATCGGTGCACTCTCAAGGCTTGGTCCCGGCGTGAAAGTGCCGGAAAGATCAGCCGTCCCGTACGACACTGAATACAGGTTCTCATATGCAGAATAAACTTATCGCTCGAACAGCCATCAAACTACTTCGCGCAGCGTGTTTTCCAGTCAGCCTCAAATTCAATAAAAGCCTGGAAGATCCAAAGATCGCCCAGCAAGATACCTATTGGAAAATCATGGCTGACTTTGCTCAAACAGACTACGCCAGAAGCTTTGGTATCACAGGTGATGAAAATTACAAAGAGTTTGCTGCCAAAGTTCCCATTCAGACTTACGAGGAGTTAGAACCCTGGATTGAACGACAGCTGAAGTTCCCAACTTCGAAAGTGCTGACTCCGCACAAAGTAATCCACATTGAGCCAACCTCAGGAAGCTCCGGCAGCAGAAAACAGATTCCTTACACTGCGAAGTTAATAAACTCGTTTACGAATCTGTTCGCCATCTGGGCGCAAGACCTTTTGCAAAGCGGCTTGAAATTGGAGTCTGGTCGCATTTTCATCAGCGTCTCTCCGAAGCCTGACCAGAACAAAGGTTTCCACAGCGACAAAGAGTACTTGAAAGAGCCCCTGAAATCTCTGGTCTCACAGTTCCTCCTTTCTGCGCCGACGACTTCAGACCCAGTGCAATTTCAGCACGAGCTAGCCATGACTTTACTGTCGGAAGAGCAGCTGGAAATCATTTCGATCTGGAGCCCAACTTACCTTCTGTCACTGATGGAGTACATCGAGCAGAACAAAATGACGCTCCTCAAGTCA encodes:
- a CDS encoding acyl transferase, whose amino-acid sequence is MTILGHLAAIFPILHLCAIASALVWCIQTPNLASAATLFFATYFLPPLTFRLYSLKYPARSGRWVISNGLRCDWWVAHQLQMVYAAIPALEAFLRFIPGAYSAWLRLWGSKVGKNVYWTPLVEIIDRHMLRIGDNVVFGHKVICTSHVVSKKDNGEFVLLLRPVRIGSGTFIGALSRLGPGVKVPERSAVPYDTEYRFSYAE